From Macrobrachium nipponense isolate FS-2020 chromosome 6, ASM1510439v2, whole genome shotgun sequence, a single genomic window includes:
- the LOC135216101 gene encoding annexin B11-like isoform X3, which yields MTEEAATAECLKNALQGLRPDEDVLIDILCRRTHHQRQEIRRKYQLEYRRDLIDDARHKFRGKFGEVVVALLTPMPEYLAQELHRALRGRRQEVFLEVFCSYDNTINRAIKKAYYESYAITLESAIRSQHLDDFQMLLESLVSNERDEEDAAIPELPLRVARQLYQAVGGAEPDKGELRRIFTTYSYQTLRDIFQMYCEVAGKQLEDVLRGKADSDEFFEGLLTAYYSIQNPTAFFAREFRSSMEGLGTRDRQLIRLVVTRSQVDMKAIKNEYKRIFNRSLKKDIKGDTLGSYRRILLALVDS from the exons ATG ACAGAGGAAGCTGCCACCGCAGAGTGCCTGAAAAACGCATTGCAGGGACTAAGACCAGACGAGGATGTACTTATCGATATATTGTGCAGAAGAACACACCATCAGAGACaagaaataaggagaaaatatcAGCTGGAGTACCGAAGG GATCTCATTGACGACGCGAGGCACAAATTTCGTGGGAAGTTTGGGGAAGTTGTTGTTGCTCTCCTGACCCCAATGCCCGAATATCTTGCACAAGAACTACACCGGGCTCTCAGAGGCAGAAGGCAGGAAGTCTTTCTGGAGGTCTTCTGTTCTTATGACAATACCATCAATAG AGCCATCAAGAAAGCTTACTACGAATCCTATGCCATAACACTGGAATCCGCCATAAGAAGCCAGCATCTGGACGACTTCCAGATGCTTCTAGAATCACTTGTGTCCAACGAAAGAGACGAAGAAGACGCGGCCATACCAGAGTTGCCATTGAGAGTCGCCAGGCAGCTTTATCAAGCGG TTGGAGGAGCAGAGCCAGACAAGGGTGAACTGAGGCGCATCTTCACAACGTATTCTTACCAGACGCTGAGGGACATTTTCCAGATGTACTGCGAAGTGGCTGGAAAGCAATTGGAGGATGTCCTGAGAGGAAAGGCGGATTCGGACGAGTTCTTTGAGGGATTATTGACAGCCT ATTATTCGATCCAAAACCCAACCGCTTTCTTTGCACGGGAATTCCGCTCTTCCATGGAAGGCCTGGGGACCAGAGACCGACAGTTGATCAGACTGGTCGTAACTAGGAGTCAGGTGGAcatgaaagcaataaaaaatgaatacaagAGGATATTCAACCGAAGTCTGAAGAAAGACATAAAG GGTGACACTCTTGGCAGCTATCGAAGGATTTTGCTGGCTTTGGTGGACTCTTAG
- the LOC135216101 gene encoding annexin A4-like isoform X4, with protein sequence MASPKTEEAATAECLKNALQGLRPDEDVLIDILCRRTHHQRQEIRRKYQLEYRRDLIDDARHKFRGKFGEVVVALLTPMPEYLAQELHRALRGRRQEVFLEVFCSYDNTINRAIKKAYYESYAITLESAIRSQHLDDFQMLLESLVSNERDEEDAAIPELPLRVARQLYQADYSIQNPTAFFAREFRSSMEGLGTRDRQLIRLVVTRSQVDMKAIKNEYKRIFNRSLKKDIKGDTLGSYRRILLALVDS encoded by the exons ATGGCTTCGCCTAAG ACAGAGGAAGCTGCCACCGCAGAGTGCCTGAAAAACGCATTGCAGGGACTAAGACCAGACGAGGATGTACTTATCGATATATTGTGCAGAAGAACACACCATCAGAGACaagaaataaggagaaaatatcAGCTGGAGTACCGAAGG GATCTCATTGACGACGCGAGGCACAAATTTCGTGGGAAGTTTGGGGAAGTTGTTGTTGCTCTCCTGACCCCAATGCCCGAATATCTTGCACAAGAACTACACCGGGCTCTCAGAGGCAGAAGGCAGGAAGTCTTTCTGGAGGTCTTCTGTTCTTATGACAATACCATCAATAG AGCCATCAAGAAAGCTTACTACGAATCCTATGCCATAACACTGGAATCCGCCATAAGAAGCCAGCATCTGGACGACTTCCAGATGCTTCTAGAATCACTTGTGTCCAACGAAAGAGACGAAGAAGACGCGGCCATACCAGAGTTGCCATTGAGAGTCGCCAGGCAGCTTTATCAAGCGG ATTATTCGATCCAAAACCCAACCGCTTTCTTTGCACGGGAATTCCGCTCTTCCATGGAAGGCCTGGGGACCAGAGACCGACAGTTGATCAGACTGGTCGTAACTAGGAGTCAGGTGGAcatgaaagcaataaaaaatgaatacaagAGGATATTCAACCGAAGTCTGAAGAAAGACATAAAG GGTGACACTCTTGGCAGCTATCGAAGGATTTTGCTGGCTTTGGTGGACTCTTAG
- the LOC135216101 gene encoding annexin B11-like isoform X2 has translation MASPKTEEAATAECLKNALQGLRPDEDVLIDILCRRTHHQRQEIRRKYQLEYRRDLIDDARHKFRGKFGEVVVALLTPMPEYLAQELHRALRGRRQEVFLEVFCSYDNTINRAIKKAYYESYAITLESAIRSQHLDDFQMLLESLVSNERDEEDAAIPELPLRVARQLYQAVGGAEPDKGELRRIFTTYSYQTLRDIFQMYCEVAGKQLEDVLRGKADSDEFFEGLLTAYYSIQNPTAFFAREFRSSMEGLGTRDRQLIRLVVTRSQVDMKAIKNEYKRIFNRSLKKDIKLMSVACPLPLLLLV, from the exons ATGGCTTCGCCTAAG ACAGAGGAAGCTGCCACCGCAGAGTGCCTGAAAAACGCATTGCAGGGACTAAGACCAGACGAGGATGTACTTATCGATATATTGTGCAGAAGAACACACCATCAGAGACaagaaataaggagaaaatatcAGCTGGAGTACCGAAGG GATCTCATTGACGACGCGAGGCACAAATTTCGTGGGAAGTTTGGGGAAGTTGTTGTTGCTCTCCTGACCCCAATGCCCGAATATCTTGCACAAGAACTACACCGGGCTCTCAGAGGCAGAAGGCAGGAAGTCTTTCTGGAGGTCTTCTGTTCTTATGACAATACCATCAATAG AGCCATCAAGAAAGCTTACTACGAATCCTATGCCATAACACTGGAATCCGCCATAAGAAGCCAGCATCTGGACGACTTCCAGATGCTTCTAGAATCACTTGTGTCCAACGAAAGAGACGAAGAAGACGCGGCCATACCAGAGTTGCCATTGAGAGTCGCCAGGCAGCTTTATCAAGCGG TTGGAGGAGCAGAGCCAGACAAGGGTGAACTGAGGCGCATCTTCACAACGTATTCTTACCAGACGCTGAGGGACATTTTCCAGATGTACTGCGAAGTGGCTGGAAAGCAATTGGAGGATGTCCTGAGAGGAAAGGCGGATTCGGACGAGTTCTTTGAGGGATTATTGACAGCCT ATTATTCGATCCAAAACCCAACCGCTTTCTTTGCACGGGAATTCCGCTCTTCCATGGAAGGCCTGGGGACCAGAGACCGACAGTTGATCAGACTGGTCGTAACTAGGAGTCAGGTGGAcatgaaagcaataaaaaatgaatacaagAGGATATTCAACCGAAGTCTGAAGAAAGACATAAAG CTCATGTCTGTCGCCTGTCCTCTCCCACTGCTTCTTCTCGTATGA
- the LOC135216101 gene encoding annexin B11-like isoform X1 — MASPKTEEAATAECLKNALQGLRPDEDVLIDILCRRTHHQRQEIRRKYQLEYRRDLIDDARHKFRGKFGEVVVALLTPMPEYLAQELHRALRGRRQEVFLEVFCSYDNTINRAIKKAYYESYAITLESAIRSQHLDDFQMLLESLVSNERDEEDAAIPELPLRVARQLYQAVGGAEPDKGELRRIFTTYSYQTLRDIFQMYCEVAGKQLEDVLRGKADSDEFFEGLLTAYYSIQNPTAFFAREFRSSMEGLGTRDRQLIRLVVTRSQVDMKAIKNEYKRIFNRSLKKDIKGDTLGSYRRILLALVDS; from the exons ATGGCTTCGCCTAAG ACAGAGGAAGCTGCCACCGCAGAGTGCCTGAAAAACGCATTGCAGGGACTAAGACCAGACGAGGATGTACTTATCGATATATTGTGCAGAAGAACACACCATCAGAGACaagaaataaggagaaaatatcAGCTGGAGTACCGAAGG GATCTCATTGACGACGCGAGGCACAAATTTCGTGGGAAGTTTGGGGAAGTTGTTGTTGCTCTCCTGACCCCAATGCCCGAATATCTTGCACAAGAACTACACCGGGCTCTCAGAGGCAGAAGGCAGGAAGTCTTTCTGGAGGTCTTCTGTTCTTATGACAATACCATCAATAG AGCCATCAAGAAAGCTTACTACGAATCCTATGCCATAACACTGGAATCCGCCATAAGAAGCCAGCATCTGGACGACTTCCAGATGCTTCTAGAATCACTTGTGTCCAACGAAAGAGACGAAGAAGACGCGGCCATACCAGAGTTGCCATTGAGAGTCGCCAGGCAGCTTTATCAAGCGG TTGGAGGAGCAGAGCCAGACAAGGGTGAACTGAGGCGCATCTTCACAACGTATTCTTACCAGACGCTGAGGGACATTTTCCAGATGTACTGCGAAGTGGCTGGAAAGCAATTGGAGGATGTCCTGAGAGGAAAGGCGGATTCGGACGAGTTCTTTGAGGGATTATTGACAGCCT ATTATTCGATCCAAAACCCAACCGCTTTCTTTGCACGGGAATTCCGCTCTTCCATGGAAGGCCTGGGGACCAGAGACCGACAGTTGATCAGACTGGTCGTAACTAGGAGTCAGGTGGAcatgaaagcaataaaaaatgaatacaagAGGATATTCAACCGAAGTCTGAAGAAAGACATAAAG GGTGACACTCTTGGCAGCTATCGAAGGATTTTGCTGGCTTTGGTGGACTCTTAG